A window from Heteronotia binoei isolate CCM8104 ecotype False Entrance Well chromosome 15, APGP_CSIRO_Hbin_v1, whole genome shotgun sequence encodes these proteins:
- the LOC132583862 gene encoding tetratricopeptide repeat protein 5-like, whose protein sequence is MLGSLRPSQLGPCGDGRYQGPSGQKVELKQRPLNTLRAGVNPGTVVLGKVLFSLTTEEKVPFTFGLTDSAEGSCFAVTVYNMAQSWGVLIGDSVAIPEPHLRHHHIQHQAR, encoded by the exons ATGCTGGGAAGCCTGCGTCCCTCTCAGCTAGGCCCCTGTGGGGATGGACGTTACCAGGGCCCTTCGGGTCAGAAGGTGGAGCTGAAGCAGCGGCCCCTGAACACCCTGAGGGCTGGGGTTAACCCAGGCACTGTGGTGCTGGGAAAAGTTCTCTTCAGCCTGACCACAGAGGAGAAGGTGCCTTT CACTTTTGGCTTGACGGACTCCGCTGAGGGCTCCTGTTTTGCTGTGACCGTTTACAACATGGCCCAAAGCTGGGGGGTTCTGATTGGGGACTCGGTGGCTATTCCCGAGCCTCACCTTCGGCACCATCACATCCAGCATCAGGCAAGGTGA